DNA from Natrarchaeobius halalkaliphilus:
CGGGCCGAGGAGGCACGGGCTTCGGAGGCGATCGTTCTCGAGTCAGCTATCGAGACAGGACCGCCGGCTCGAACGATCGTCGAGTATGCACGCGATAACGACGTCGGCCGAATCGTGATGGGAAGCCACGGTCGTTCGGGCGTTGCGAGGATTCTGCTCGGAAGCGTCGCTGAAGCGGTCGCGAGACGAGCGCCGGTGCCGGTCACGATCGTTCGGTGACGTCGGCCTGGTTGGTGTCGACCGCTCCGTTCGAACCCGTCCGAATCGCCCCGTTAATCACGACCAATGTAGGCTCTTTTCACGAGTTAACGACCGATCTGAGCCTTCACCCCGACGTTTTCAGCGGAAATCCGGTGTCCGGCTAGGACGGCATCTTCAGGGAACCTTGCACGGCGGTCCCCGCCGAACGATTGTCGGTCGTGCTCGCATCGACGGTGATCTGGTCTGGTAGGCAACGATGGTCATTGCACCTCGCTGTACACCTGAGCGCACGACAGTTACACGGTCGATATCCGAACCGCTACGGCGGTACTTAACTGGGACCGATCACCGTGTTGCTCCTCGCGATCCCATCCCCTTATTCATATAATCTGATATCATCACCAAACATCAACATGTCAAAACACTCTATCTGAATTATACATAAGTATAATGTCTATTTTATAATACCGATATGTAGACCTCTCGAAACCGTACCCCGGGTTCGACTGAACTTATCTCGTGTCGAACTCGATTACGGTCTTAATCCGATTATTTCCACTAGATAACGCTTGTTCAGCATTAATTGGGGAGAAGACATCGGTAATAATATCGTCCGTAAACCAGTCGGGAACTCGAGCGAGCGACTCCTTCGCTGACTCGAAATGTCTGAGATGAGAATTGACACTTCCGAGAATTACTTTGTTCTCGAGAACTATCTCACGGTGTAATCGACCACCGTCGATATCGAACGTCCAGTCTTCGGGAATACCGAGTAGAACGCCGACACCGTTCGGAGCCAGCGCCTCAACCGTTTCGAACGCGTGTTTTGCGTATCCAGTTGCCTCGTAAACGAAATCGACAGGTTCGTGAACGTCTGCGATCTCGGAAACGGGTGTTTCCCGCGAATCGACGTACGTCGCGCCGAGTTCGTCGATGATGTCGATCGTCGGATCGGGGCGATCACGGCGGCCGAGACAGTACGACCGCTCGACCGTCTGATCCAGCATCGCAAGCGTCAGTAGACCGAGTGGTCCGTTTCCGAGAACGAGAGCCGTCTCGGGAGACCAGTCGAACATCGAACGAGAGGCAAACGCGTGTTCGAGCGCCTTGACCGTGTTGCTCATCGGTTCGACGAGAATGCCGGTTTCTGCGAACTCGTCGGGGATCGTGACCAGGTACTCTTCCGGGCTGGTGAAATACTCCGACATAAAACCGTGAGCACCGTCGATTCCCCGTTCGAGATAGGTTCCAGGCGGTGCCATATCCGGCTCCCCACGTTCGAAGTACTCGTTCGATCCCTCCGGCGGTCGTCGAACGGTTGGGACGACGAGCTGTCCGTTCTCGAGTCCGGTCCCGTTTGGATCCTCGACGACGCCGACGGCCTCGTGACCGATGATCTGATGATCGTCGCCCGCGGGAAACCCACCGTGGTTTCCGTTCAGAACTTCGAAGTCCGTTCCGTCGATTCCGACCCGTAGCGTTCGCACTAGTGCCTCGCCGTCCGCTGGCTCCGGAACGGGCGTTTCGATAAGGCTCGGGGTATTCTCCCCTCGCTCGACGACGATCGCTTTCATTGGCTGACCCGTGCGATGATTTCGATCTCGACCCCGATATCCACCGGAAGGTCTTCGACCTGGATGGCGCTTCGGGCGGGGTATGGCTCGCTCAGGTACTCCTCGTATACGCCGTTGATCGCGTCGTAATCGTCCATATCCTGGATGAAAACGGTCGCCTTGACGACGTCGTCGAGCGAACTCCCTGCCGCTTCGAGGACTGCACCGATGTTTTTCATCGTTCGATGAGTTTCGTCCTCGATATCTTCCCCGACGATCGCTTCGGTTTCGGGATCGATCGGTCCCTGTCCTGAAACGTACACCGTTCCGTCGTCTACGAGACCCTGGGAGAACGGTCCGATACTCGGTGGCGCATTGGGTGTAGATACCTCTTTCATAACCAGTTACGACCACTCTCGCATGAATAAAGTATATTTCGGTTCGGCCGCTTTTTAACCGGTCGTGTTTGCCACGTCTCGTTCGCTGACGGGCTCGTCACTCTCGGGCCCAGCGTGGGCCCAGATCCGATCCAGGACGTACCCCGGCTCCCCATCCTCGAGACACATCGGATTGATCGTCACGACGTTCTCATCCAGTCGGTCCGCTCCGACGAACACGCGCGGGTTCTCCGACCGCAACGCTCGAACGAGTTCGGATGCCGAAATACCGGCCTCGTCCGGATCGATTCGGACGATAGTTTCCGGCGCTACGGAGACGTCGTTGCCGACGGTAACCGTCGTTTTGATACCTTCGATTTTGGAGAGCTCCTCGGAGATCCGAACCGCACGTTCGTGCCAGCCGCGATTCGTTTCGGCCTGATCTTCTTCGAGGAAGGACTCGAGGGCGACGATGAGGCCGACGAGTTCTTCCTTGCCGACTTTCATCGGCCGGCCGATTCCCTGGCGGGGAACGCCGTCGATTTCCTCGAGATCGATCAACCGTTCCGGCGGTTCCCAGACTTCACTCGCGGCGTGCATGTCGAGATGTTGGAGAGCCATCGACTGAATGAGATCTTTTCGGCCCGCGACGATCCCGGTCGTCTGCGGCCCGCGGATCGCCTTGCCGCCGCTGAAGACGACGAGGTCCGCACCGTCGTCGATGAACCGGGAGAAGTTGGTCGTCGGTGGCAACTCGGCTGCTGCGTCGACGATGACCGGAATATCGTGTTCGTGGGCGATTTCGGTAACGACACCGAGTGGAGGGCCTGTGTACGGTTTTTCGATGTATCCGATCGCGGCCGTTTCGGCCGTGATTGCAGCTTCGATCTCCCACGGCTCGACGTTGGTTGAGCCCGTACCGAGATGTCGGTCGTTGGTCCCGACGTCGACGATCGTTGCTCCGGTCGCTCTGAACGCGTGATCGTAGCCGGTTCGATGGGTTCGTGGCATGACGATCTCGTCTGGAATTCCGGCCGTCTCCGGGAGCCGATCCATTCGCTGGATATCGTGACCTGCCAGGGCTGCGGCCGCACCGAGTAGCAGTCCGGCAGCTGCACCGCTGGTCACGTATCCCGCCTGTGCGCCCGTTATCTCCGCAATACGTGCGCTCGCTTCGGCCTGTAGATCGGAGAGTCGAACGAACGACTCGGATGCACGGTTCATCGCATCGATCGCACCGGTACGGATCCGACTGCCACCGATGCGCGTTTTCGTTCCCGTTGCATTGATAACGGGAGGAACACCTAGCTCGTCGTAGATAGAATTGGCTTCGCCTGCCCTGTCCATGCACTCTCTTCCTCGATAGTGAATAAAAAAGTTCGGTTCCGCTCTCGTTTCTTTGTGGGAAATACTAATAACCTCTAACTCCGAATGCGTCGAGTATGGCTACGGAACTGGGAGACGAAACGATCGAGGCGACGGTTCGCTCGTTTTCCGTACTCGACGTGCTCATCGATAGCGCACAGCCGGTTGGCGTTACCGAGATTGCATCGCGGACGAATATGACGAAGAGTACGGTGTACAAACACGTCAACACGCTCGTTGCGCTGGGTTACGCCGAAAAAGTCGGAAGCCAGTACGAACCGGCGATCCGGTTTCTCGACTGTGCCAGGCGAATCCGATGGGACAACGATCTCATTCGAACAGTTCGCGAACCGGTCGATGAACTCGCCGAGATGGCAAACGAGGTCGCCGGACTCGTTATCGAACGAAACGGTGTCGCAATCGACGTCTACTGTGCCGATCAGTACTACAGCGGTACGTTTCCCGCGTACAATACTCGCCATCTCCATTGCAGCGCTGCAGGGAAAGCGATCCTCGCGGAGCTACCGGACGAACGTGTCGAGTCGCTCGCGCGGACGTCGACGGCGCTGACCGAACATACGATCACCGATCCCGACGAGTTGCTCCTGGAACTCGCCCGGATTCGAGAACGCGGGTTTTCGCTCGACAGGCAGGAGCAGTTCCCGGACGTGAACAGCGTTGCTGTCAGCGTCGAGACTGACTCGTTCGTCGCATCCGTATACGTCTCCGGACAGGCGGACGAACTGTCGGGGAAACGATTCGAGGAGAACATTCCCGGACTCCTTCTCAGTGCGAGTCGTATGCTGGCATCGACTCTCGAGTGATCGCCGTCGATGGGCTGGGTTATCACAACAGATACCGCTTGCCGGGATCGGTTTCCCATCGACTTCGTTCCCTCCATGATCGAGTGGGGAATCCTGCGAGCGATTAGTTTAAAATAGGTCCGCTGCAATATCTCGGATGCCAATGAAGTTGTTAGCAATCGTTGCACATCCGGACGATGCAGATATATTCTGTGGCGGTACGATCGCGAAACATGCAGATCGCGGTGATACCGTCACGATCGCTCACATGACCAAAGGGGAGTACGGTGGGTTCGACACCGATCGGGAAACCGTTGCCGAGACGCGAGCCGAGGAAGCTCGTCGCTCGGGTGACGAACTCGGTGCGGCCGACGTGACGTTCCTCGGATTTCCCGACGGTCGCATCGAATACTCGCTCGAGAACCGTCTCGAAATCGTCGAGACGATCCGCGAGCACGACCCGGATCTGATCCTGACACATTACCGAGAAGACATGCATCCGGATCACCGGGTCACGTCCCGGCTCGTCACCGACGCCTATTATATGGCATCGCTTCCGCTCGTCGAAACCGAGTACGAGCCGTGTGACCCCGACAACGTCTACTGCTTCGGAAAGCCGACGTCGACGTTCGAGCCGACGACGTACGTCGATATTTCTGGATACGAAAACAGGAAGGCCGCGGCCATCGACCACCACGAGTCACAGGTCGCTTTCCTCGAAGAACACGGCGGTATCGATGCGGAATTCGACAACCTCATCGAGGGTGTCGCCGCTGAAAATGCGACGCTCGGAAAGAAAACCGGCGTGAACAGCGCGGAGGGGTTTCTTGCGCTCCACGAGCAGGCAAACGACTATCTCGGTTGAGCAACGCTTCGACCACTGTTCTGACCGGTAATCGAGAAACGCGCCGCCCGTCATCGGCGGACCGCCGTTCGATGTGGCATGTGACAGCGGCCAATTCCCACGCGTGCGATCGGTTCCCCTGGAACTCGTCGTCGACTCGAGAGCGCAATCTGCGTCGAAGCCACGGAGACTCGTTCGGCTCGTCACAGCTGTCGTTTCGCTCGAGAATACCTTCACCGAGATCTCTGATCTCGAACGGGATGTTTCGCCCTGAGAAACACAGCTAACTATCCTCCAAAATTTACGCGTGTACTGTTGTAATTCCTGTGGAAGAACTTCCAGAAGAGTGGAATAATCGGCCTCTCTGTTTCTCTCTAAGAAACGCCGGGATGGCAGACGATCGACCGATACGAAGAGCGACCCTCCTTACTACCGGAATGATAGCAAGACACATACGCTACGGGGAATGAAGCTCTCGACCGACTCCGGAATATTTCGTCCATCGAAACAACCGGCTACGATACCGTGTTCACCACTCTGCGATCGTTCCGTCCTCGTGTCGCCAGATCGGGTTCGACCAGTCCAGGTCCTGTCGCGATCGTTTTCGGATCGCCGACTCGTCGATCTCGAGGCCGAGCCCCGGTTTTTCGAGGAGCGAAAGATAGCCATCGACGAATTCGAAGACCGACGAGTCGTGCAGGTAGTGATCCGCGGCGCTTTTCGGAGCCGGATAGATATCGAACCCGTGATCCTGAACCAGCAAGTTCGGAATATGCGTGCTCACCTGTAGTGACGCAGCGAGCGCGATCGGACCGAGCGGACAGTTCGGCGCGACCGCGACGTCGTGGGTCTCCGCCATCGCGGCGATCCGGACGAGCTCGGATATTCCTCCTGCGTGCGAAACGTCCGGTTGAATAACGTCGATTCCACCGCGTCGAAACAGGGGTTTGAAATCCCATCGGGAGTACAGTCGCTCACCGGTCGCCATCGGAACGTTCGTCCGACCGGCTAGCGTCGGAAGATACTCCAGATTCTCCGGAAGCAGCGGTTCTTCGACGAACAGCAGATCGAACTCCTCGAGCGCAGCGATGACGCGTTTTGCCAGAGACTTCGAGATTCGCCCGCGGAAATCGACGACGATATCCATCTCGTCGCCGACGACCTCGCGGACGTGCTGGACTCGATCTGTAATCTCGTCGACCGCAGCAGGCGGCTCGAGATGTCGCATCTGGTTCGAGGCGTCCATCTTCAGGGCGGTGTATCCGGCGTCTGCCAGCTGTTTCGCTTCGGCTCCGATTTCGGTGACACGATCGCCGCCGATCCACTGGTATACGCGAATTCGATCCCGGGTTCGTCCACCGAGAAGTTCGTACACGGGAACGTCGAAGCTCTTCCCCTTGATGTCCCATAGCGCCTGATCGATCCCTGCGATCGCGCTCATCAGGACCGGGCCACCGCGGTAAAAACACCCTCGGTACATCGCCTGCCAGTGATCCTCGATAGTGTGTGGATCTTTGCCAACGAGATAGCTGTTCATCACCTCCTCGACGGCGGTTCGGACGGTCTGTGCCCGCCCCTCGACGATCGGTTCACCCCACCCCACGACCCCGTCGTCCGTCTCAATTTTCAAGAAGAGCCAGCGCGGCGGAACTTCGAACAGTTCGTATCCGGTGATTTTCATACTGAGAGCGTACGTGATGAACCATTAAATAGTCACCCGATGGGCTGCGTTCCTCGGTCTGTCGTCGCATTTCGAATCTGATCCGTAGTAGAAGTCAGCGCGACCTATTTCCCGATAACAATTGGAAAAAGTTATGTACAACGTGTTGCTATACGAGGACGAGGCTTAGCTATGAGAAACCATACTCGCCGGAAGGTGCTTACAACGACTGGTGCAGCGACCGCGTTCAGTCTCGCGGGGTGTATCGGTGACAGTGACGGAAGCAACGGGACGACGATCGAGACGCGATACATGGACGCGCCCGGTATCGAGGACTACTTCGAAGAACACACGGCGGCGTTCGAAGAGGAGACCGGAATCCACGTCGAGTTCGAAACCGTCGGGTGGGGTGAAGCTCAGGATACGCTCATGAGCGATATCACGAGTAGAACCGGCCCGGACGTTCAAGAAATCGCTTCGACCTGGATCCCGGAACAGTACGATGCGAACGGGTGGATGGACCTCGAGTCCGACGAGGTCGTCGATCACATCCCGGACACCGGAATGTTCGAAGACGGTGCGATGGACGTCGCGACGTTTCAGGATACGCTCGTCGGTATCCCGTGGTTCTGGGGTCCGCGCGCGTGGCAACAGGTAGACGAGGAGGTCGAAGCTGGTGACGTCGCCGGACACCCCGAAGACTGGGACGGTCTCGTCGATCAAGCACAGGCATACGACGGCGACAATCACCTGTTCGCACTCATGGGATCCGATTACGAGCCCATGCGGAACTTCGCGATGTTCCTCTGGCAGAGCGGCGGACAGTTGCTCACCGACGACAACTCCGAGCCGGCCTTCCACAACGAAGCGGGAGTCCAGGCGCTCCAGTTTTATGCAGACCTCTACGCCGAGTACGACGTGCTCGACTCCGAAACGGTCGAGTGGGCCGCTGCAGACATCAACGGTGCGTTTGCGGGCGGACAGATGGCCAGCACCATCGACGCCCTCGGAACCGTCGGCGCGTACGAGGAAGAGGACGGCCAGTCGCTAGACGACCTCTCGATCTCCGCTCCGCCCGTCGGCCCCGACGGCGACGGCGGCACCTTCTTCGGCATGGAGCTGCTCGGTATCCACCCGTGGACCGACGAGCCCGAAGCAGCCGCACAGTGGATCGAATACCTGCTCCGCGCCGAACCGAACGCCGAAATCTCGAGTACGGTCGGATTCCTGCCGACCAATCCCGACGGGTTCGACACCGAGTACTTCGAACACGACGTCTACCAGACGTTCAACGATGACGTCTTCCCGGTCGCACAGACGTACCCACAGGTGCTCGGCTGGGGTGAGATCGAGGGCGAACTCAACAGATCCGTTGCCGAGGTCATCCAGAATGCCGTTACCGGTGACCTCGAGGAAGGGGATGTCCAGAACGCGCTCGACGACGCCGCGGAAGTCGCACACCAGACGTTATAGTCGATTCCGGTCGAATCAGCTATCCCCCGCGAGTTGCGATGCGTTCGCGGTGGATCAGCTCGTCGATCCCCTGCCGTATACGTCGTCTCTCGATCCACAGCCGTTGTGACGTTGACCTGTATCGCTACCGCGTTCGAGAGAACAAAAACATTAACCCAACTCAACCCTCATAACCGTTATGGTACGTACGACGAGACAGTTTCGAAGCCGACTAGCCGATCTTCACCTCGGGAGCTATCTCCCGCTGTACAATCGGCTGACCGAACAGCAGCGTTTTGCATACAAACTCCTCGCCCCGGGGCTCGCGATGATGTTTCTTATTCATTTTATTCCGATCATCTGGGGGACGCTCATCAGTTTTCTCGGCGTCGACTCGAGTTACATCTACCGGTGGCATGCAGCCCCGTTCGTCGCGCTCGAGAACTATCAGTACGTATTGGATCCACGTACCGTGGTCGGCGGCCGGTTCTGGTTCTCGGTCCGGCAGACGGTCATCTTCGCGGTCGGAACCCTGGTGGTGACGTACGTTCTCGGGCTAACGGCAGCCCTCGTTCTCAATCAGAAGTTCAAGGGGCGATTCGTGGCGCGAACGCTGTTGTTACTGCCGTGGGTCGCGCCGGTCGTCGTCACGCTGCTCATCTGGCGAATGATGTTCCAGCAACAGAGCGGCATCATCAACAACATTCTCATGTCGATCGGGGTCATCAACGAGCCGATCTACTGGCTCATCGGGGACAACGCCATCTGGACGCTCGTCCTCACCCACTCGTGGACGCAGTTCCCGCTCGTGATGATCATGCTGTATGCCGGGTTGCAGTCGATTCCCGAACAGCTCTACGAGGCCGCAGCGATCGATGGAGCTGGCCGGTGGGAGAAGTTCCGCCACATCACTTTTCCGCAGCTAAAACCGGTTTCCGCCGTGGTCGTGTTGCTGGTGATGCTGTGGACTATGATCAACTTTACCGCGCCGTACGTCCTGCTCGGCGCACAGCCGCCACGAGCAGGCCAGGTTTCGATCCTGTACATCTATGACTTTGCGTTCTCGAACTTCCAGTTCGGCCGCGGTGCGGCGATGAGCGTCGTCCTCTTTGCGATCGCGATGACGATGGCGCTTGCGTACTACAAGTATCTGTTTGACGAGGACTTTACGGAGGGAGACCAATGATTCCCACGGGACTTCAGCTGTCGTCGTCGGCCACGGAGCGCCTGTTCGATCTCTTGACGAAGGGAGTTCTCGGCACTCTATTACTGTTCGCGTTGTTTCCGATCTACTGGATGGTCATCTCGAGTTTCCGGACCCGGACCGAGATCACGGCCGCAGATCCGCAGCTCTTACCGTTCGAGCTCGCAGAGATTCCGGCCATCGTTCAGGATCCCGTTCTCCTGGCCGAGATCCTCCACTACGAGAACTACGTCACGATGTGGGGGCGGTTCCCGGTGTTGGACTACTTTATCAACAGTCTCATCATCGCGAGTACGACGACCGTCTTCGCTCTCATCGTCGGCTGTCTGGGCGGATACGCCTTCTCGAAGTACCGGTTCCCCGGGAAAGGTGCCGTTGGAGGCGCGTT
Protein-coding regions in this window:
- a CDS encoding carbohydrate ABC transporter permease; translation: MVRTTRQFRSRLADLHLGSYLPLYNRLTEQQRFAYKLLAPGLAMMFLIHFIPIIWGTLISFLGVDSSYIYRWHAAPFVALENYQYVLDPRTVVGGRFWFSVRQTVIFAVGTLVVTYVLGLTAALVLNQKFKGRFVARTLLLLPWVAPVVVTLLIWRMMFQQQSGIINNILMSIGVINEPIYWLIGDNAIWTLVLTHSWTQFPLVMIMLYAGLQSIPEQLYEAAAIDGAGRWEKFRHITFPQLKPVSAVVVLLVMLWTMINFTAPYVLLGAQPPRAGQVSILYIYDFAFSNFQFGRGAAMSVVLFAIAMTMALAYYKYLFDEDFTEGDQ
- a CDS encoding universal stress protein, producing the protein MHVLVPLDGSQQSWAAFDHALSTAEGAITALHVVNPADGVYSDYDGGGYYDPETHQRTRERGDELLAQARTRAEEARASEAIVLESAIETGPPARTIVEYARDNDVGRIVMGSHGRSGVARILLGSVAEAVARRAPVPVTIVR
- a CDS encoding glucose 1-dehydrogenase, encoding MKAIVVERGENTPSLIETPVPEPADGEALVRTLRVGIDGTDFEVLNGNHGGFPAGDDHQIIGHEAVGVVEDPNGTGLENGQLVVPTVRRPPEGSNEYFERGEPDMAPPGTYLERGIDGAHGFMSEYFTSPEEYLVTIPDEFAETGILVEPMSNTVKALEHAFASRSMFDWSPETALVLGNGPLGLLTLAMLDQTVERSYCLGRRDRPDPTIDIIDELGATYVDSRETPVSEIADVHEPVDFVYEATGYAKHAFETVEALAPNGVGVLLGIPEDWTFDIDGGRLHREIVLENKVILGSVNSHLRHFESAKESLARVPDWFTDDIITDVFSPINAEQALSSGNNRIKTVIEFDTR
- a CDS encoding aminotransferase class V-fold PLP-dependent enzyme — protein: MDRAGEANSIYDELGVPPVINATGTKTRIGGSRIRTGAIDAMNRASESFVRLSDLQAEASARIAEITGAQAGYVTSGAAAGLLLGAAAALAGHDIQRMDRLPETAGIPDEIVMPRTHRTGYDHAFRATGATIVDVGTNDRHLGTGSTNVEPWEIEAAITAETAAIGYIEKPYTGPPLGVVTEIAHEHDIPVIVDAAAELPPTTNFSRFIDDGADLVVFSGGKAIRGPQTTGIVAGRKDLIQSMALQHLDMHAASEVWEPPERLIDLEEIDGVPRQGIGRPMKVGKEELVGLIVALESFLEEDQAETNRGWHERAVRISEELSKIEGIKTTVTVGNDVSVAPETIVRIDPDEAGISASELVRALRSENPRVFVGADRLDENVVTINPMCLEDGEPGYVLDRIWAHAGPESDEPVSERDVANTTG
- the dgoD gene encoding galactonate dehydratase → MKITGYELFEVPPRWLFLKIETDDGVVGWGEPIVEGRAQTVRTAVEEVMNSYLVGKDPHTIEDHWQAMYRGCFYRGGPVLMSAIAGIDQALWDIKGKSFDVPVYELLGGRTRDRIRVYQWIGGDRVTEIGAEAKQLADAGYTALKMDASNQMRHLEPPAAVDEITDRVQHVREVVGDEMDIVVDFRGRISKSLAKRVIAALEEFDLLFVEEPLLPENLEYLPTLAGRTNVPMATGERLYSRWDFKPLFRRGGIDVIQPDVSHAGGISELVRIAAMAETHDVAVAPNCPLGPIALAASLQVSTHIPNLLVQDHGFDIYPAPKSAADHYLHDSSVFEFVDGYLSLLEKPGLGLEIDESAIRKRSRQDLDWSNPIWRHEDGTIAEW
- a CDS encoding IclR family transcriptional regulator translates to MATELGDETIEATVRSFSVLDVLIDSAQPVGVTEIASRTNMTKSTVYKHVNTLVALGYAEKVGSQYEPAIRFLDCARRIRWDNDLIRTVREPVDELAEMANEVAGLVIERNGVAIDVYCADQYYSGTFPAYNTRHLHCSAAGKAILAELPDERVESLARTSTALTEHTITDPDELLLELARIRERGFSLDRQEQFPDVNSVAVSVETDSFVASVYVSGQADELSGKRFEENIPGLLLSASRMLASTLE
- a CDS encoding Rid family detoxifying hydrolase encodes the protein MKEVSTPNAPPSIGPFSQGLVDDGTVYVSGQGPIDPETEAIVGEDIEDETHRTMKNIGAVLEAAGSSLDDVVKATVFIQDMDDYDAINGVYEEYLSEPYPARSAIQVEDLPVDIGVEIEIIARVSQ
- a CDS encoding extracellular solute-binding protein, whose product is MRNHTRRKVLTTTGAATAFSLAGCIGDSDGSNGTTIETRYMDAPGIEDYFEEHTAAFEEETGIHVEFETVGWGEAQDTLMSDITSRTGPDVQEIASTWIPEQYDANGWMDLESDEVVDHIPDTGMFEDGAMDVATFQDTLVGIPWFWGPRAWQQVDEEVEAGDVAGHPEDWDGLVDQAQAYDGDNHLFALMGSDYEPMRNFAMFLWQSGGQLLTDDNSEPAFHNEAGVQALQFYADLYAEYDVLDSETVEWAAADINGAFAGGQMASTIDALGTVGAYEEEDGQSLDDLSISAPPVGPDGDGGTFFGMELLGIHPWTDEPEAAAQWIEYLLRAEPNAEISSTVGFLPTNPDGFDTEYFEHDVYQTFNDDVFPVAQTYPQVLGWGEIEGELNRSVAEVIQNAVTGDLEEGDVQNALDDAAEVAHQTL
- a CDS encoding PIG-L deacetylase family protein, whose protein sequence is MKLLAIVAHPDDADIFCGGTIAKHADRGDTVTIAHMTKGEYGGFDTDRETVAETRAEEARRSGDELGAADVTFLGFPDGRIEYSLENRLEIVETIREHDPDLILTHYREDMHPDHRVTSRLVTDAYYMASLPLVETEYEPCDPDNVYCFGKPTSTFEPTTYVDISGYENRKAAAIDHHESQVAFLEEHGGIDAEFDNLIEGVAAENATLGKKTGVNSAEGFLALHEQANDYLG